The following proteins are encoded in a genomic region of Montipora foliosa isolate CH-2021 chromosome 8, ASM3666993v2, whole genome shotgun sequence:
- the LOC137968861 gene encoding uncharacterized protein, translating to MDLEKLIKEIGAKLQLLDFKKSKGKDIVEKKNITTLERHVDALAALAREVDEIKVKIEARKLEEGASIDEVGVWSSEINAKIEGVDVEIEYLRKFLSEMKEQSQLVEREKQVEFEKEKLEMKLEYEKKSEEFKKGKQGEWSGSRAKLPKLSITKFDGTFEQWLPFWNKFCAEIDSTDLPTVTKFAYLKELILPKVRADIDGLPFSTEGYEGAKNILKAEYGKTSEIINAYVANIMCLPIISSGDPREVDEFYRKLFYNVQSLETLGKLREVSGNVRAVLDKLKGIKADLQSWTK from the coding sequence ATGGATCTGGAGAAACTAATCAAAGAGATTGGAGCAAAACTTCAACTTCTGGATTTCAAGAAAAGCAAAGGGAAGGACATTGTTGAGAAGAAGAACATCACTACCCTCGAGAGACATGTGGATGCGTTAGCAGCATTGGCTAGAGAAGTGGATGAAATTAAAGTGAAGATTGAAGCAAGAAAGCTGGAAGAGGGCGCTTCAATTGATGAGGTAGGGGTTTGGAGTAGTGAGATAAATGCGAAAATTGAGGGTGTGGATGTTGAAATTGAGTACCTGCGAAAATTTCTGAGTGAGATGAAGGAACAATCGCAATTAGTGGAAAGGGAGAAACAAGTTGAattcgaaaaagaaaaactagaaATGAAGCTGGAATATGAGAAGAAGTCCGAAGAGttcaaaaaagggaaacaagGGGAATGGAGTGGTTCGCGCGCCAAATTACCAAAACTATCGATTACCAAGTTTGATGGGACCTTTGAACAATGGCTTCCCTTTTGGAATAAATTCTGCGCCGAAATCGATTCAACTGATTTGCCCACGGTGACTAAATTCGCTTACCTGAAGGAGCTTATCTTACCAAAAGTGCGAGCAGACATTGATGGACTACCCTTTAGCACGGAGGGTTATGAAGGGGCTAAAAACATTCTCAAAGCAGAATACGGGAAGACTTCAGAGATTATAAACGCCTACGTAGCCAACATAATGTGTTTGCCAATTATATCGAGTGGAGACCCTAGAGAAGTCGATGAGTTCTACAGAAAACTGTTTTATAATGTGCAAAGTTTGGAGACGCTAGGCAAATTGCGAGAAGTTTCAGGGAACGTGAGGGCTGTACTGGACAAACTGAAGGGGATTAAGGCtgacctacaatcttggacaaaataa
- the LOC137968862 gene encoding uncharacterized protein produces MQVKETATEIFTQGGFTPHKWYSNSAQLDAISTNQSSETQETYAKQQLGVPQRGKGSLLGVCWDMEEDALEVKFPPERAQPTKRSVLRKLSRVYDPLGLASPTTLSGKFLYREACELKTPWDTRLPDGFVKELSKWEEGLPTSENPADLGSRSGSVQGEALWWKGPKWLAERENWPCDIVTKDTPESQAEVKVTREVFAGVRDITDAFDVLLKKFALWKTLRICAWISRFVCNSRKRKEERTLGPLTTEETEKQKYFWTVRVQSSGRRSEKFEDDRLQVNLPDTHPYTEKLVMLSYLVTLHGGMGLTMTKVRERHWVPRLRRLVKDNKELFWLQTIPCYCADKPSHWKFTKRSNRRNSSILRYRKNESKAYIVLYVCSLTRGIYLELLSSLETEEFMSSLKRFIARRGRPNTLYSGNGRTFVGAAKLLKTIMADEQLQDHLAHFGIRWKFNLSRAPWWGGQFERLIGLVKRALHKEIGCGMLNWAELQDVLLDVEVALNNRPLSNVEDDPQLPVLTPNSLPFGQSNLLPKLEHHHLETLALRKRTKYLKRCKDVLWKRWTDEYLKSLREQHRLKHSGRAPTIAIGDVVLIKDEERNRKKWKMRTVKDLVNGRDEVVRAVKLRAGKSHFERAIQHLYPLQLTCDRKTGRPGNDMNPDATEFTPQRETRRAAIDARDRLAAIAADEHDF; encoded by the exons ATGCAAGTCAAAGAGACCGCGACCGAGATATTCACTCAAGGTGGATTTACACCTCACAAATGGTATTCGAATTCCGCCCAGTTAGACGCAATCAGTACAAATCAGAGCAGTGAGACGCAAGAAACCTATGCAAAGCAGCAACTGGGTGTCCCCCAAAGAGGGAAAGGGTCGCTCCTCGGAGTTTGCTGGGACATGGAAGAGGACGCCCTAGAAGTCAAGTTCCCTCCTGAACGTGCCCAGCCTACCAAAAGAAGCGTATTGAGAAAATTGTCCAGAGTCTACGACCCACTGGGTTTGGCCTCACCCACAACGCTAAGTGGGAAATTTCTCTACCGCGAGGCCTGTGAACTGAAAACACCATGGGACACACGACTACCAGATGGGTTTGTCAAAGAGCTATCAAAGTGGGAGGAAGGGTTACCCACAAGT GAGAACCCCGCAGACCTTGGAAGTCGCAGTGGAAGTGTGCAAGGGGAGGCTCTGTGGTGGAAAGGACCAAAGTGGCTGGCAGAGCGAGAAAACTGGCCATGTGACATCGTGACAAAAGATACTCCTGAATCCCAAGCAGAGGTGAAAGTCACCAGAGAGGTGTTTGCCGGAGTTCGTGATATAACAGACGCGTTTGACGTACTGCTGAAGAAGTTCGCTTTGTGGAAAACGCTAAGAATTTGTGCCTGGATCTCACGCTTCGTGTGCAATTCCCGTAAGCGCAAGGAAGAGAGAACATTGGGACCGCTCACTACTGAGGagactgaaaaacaaaagtacttCTGGACCGTGCGTGTACAGAGTAGCGGAAGGAGATCAGAGAAGTTTGAAGACGACAGACTTCAAGTGAACCTTCCCGATACGCACCCCTATACTGAGAAACTGGTGATGCTGTCATATCTGGTTACGCTTCATGGGGGAATGGGTCTTACGATGACCAAAGTGCGCGAGCGTCACTGGGTCCCAAGACTAAGACGACTCGTTAAAGACAATAAAGAGCTGTTTTGGCTGCAAACGATTCCATGCTACTGCGCTGACAAACCCTCCCACTGGAAGTTTACCAAGAGATCAAACCGAAGAAACAGCAGCATTTTGAGATATCGGAAGAACGAAAGCAAGGCCTACATTGTACTCTACGTGTGCAGCCTAACCCGTGGGATTTACCTGGAATTATTGTCGAGTTTGGAGACTGAAGAATTTATGAGCAGTTTAAAGAGGTTCATAGCACGCCGCGGACGGCCAAATACGTTGTATTCAGGCAATGGAAGAACTTTTGTTGGGGCAGCAAAGCTTCTGAAAACTATCATGGCTGACGAGCAACTACAAGATCACCTAGCGCACTTTGGGATCAGATGGAAGTTCAACTTGAGCAGAGCCCCCTGGTGGGGAGGGCAGTTTGAACGACTGATAGGCCTGGTCAAGCGAGCGCTACACAAAGAAATTGGCTGCGGGATGCTAAATTGGGCTGAGCTTCAAGATGTCTTACTTGACGTTGAAGTAGCACTTAACAATCGGCCGCTGAGTAACGTAGAGGACGACCCTCAATTACCAGTGCTGACTCCAAATTCACTACCATTTGGGCAATCAAACCTATTGCCGAAGTTGGAGCATCATCATTTGGAGACCCTAGCTTTGCGAAAGCGTACGAAGTACCTCAAGCGATGCAAGGATGTGCTGTGGAAGCGATGGACGGATGAATACTTGAAATCACTGCGCGAGCAACATCGTCTCAAGCACTCAGGAAGAGCTCCTACCATAGCGATTGGTGATGTAGTGCTGATCAAAGATGAAGAGAGAAACcgcaaaaaatggaaaatgaggACCGTCAAGGACCTCGTCAATGGACGCGATGAAGTGGTGAGAGCTGTTAAGCTGCGAGCTGGAAAGTCACACTTCGAACGAGCGATACAACATCTCTACCCCCTTCAGTTGACGTGCGACAGGAAGACAGGGAGACCTGGAAACGACATGAATCCTGATGCTACGGAATTCACTCCACAACGGGAGACTCGCCGTGCTGCGATAGATGCTAGAGACCGTCTTGCAGCTATTGCTGCTGATGAACATGACTTTTGA